From the bacterium genome, the window GAGGACGACGCGCTGATAGGCGGCCGTCGCCATCGCTCGCTCAGGACAGGTCTTCGCCCAGCTGGAAGCGGGCGAAGCGACGGATGATCATGTTCTCGCCCAGGCTGCCGATGGTGGAATCCAGCAGATCCTTGACGGTCATGCCGGGGTCCTTGACGTAGGCTTGCTCCAGCAGGCAGGCCTCGCTGTAGTACTTCTCCATGCGCCCCGTGGCGATCTTGTCGACGATCGCGGCCGGCTTGCCGGAGGCGAGGGCCTGCTGGCGGGCGATCTCCAGCTCGTGGGCGACCAGGGCCGGGTCGAGCGCCGCCCGCTCCACCGCCAGCGGCGCCGACGCGGCCACCTGCATGGCGACGTTCTTGCAGAAGTCCTGGAACTTCTCCGTGCGGGCGACGAAGTCGGTTTCGCAGGCGATCTCGACGAGCACGCCCACCTTGCCGCCCGGATGGATGTAGCTGAAGACGAGGCCCTCCTTGGTCGCGCGCCCCGACTTCTTCTTGGCGTCGGCCAGGCCCTTCGTGCGCAGGTGGTCGACGGCCTTCTCGTAGTCCCCGCCGCTCTCGGCCAGTGCCTTCTTGCAGTCCATCATCCCCGCTCCGGTCTTCTCCCGGAGCTCTTTCACCAGCTGGGCGTTGATCTCCGCCATGATCGGCTCCTCCTCGCTGCGCCGTCGGCTGCCTCGCGTGTTGGGTGGGGCGGTTAGCTGTCCAGGTCGAGCGTCGAGTCGTCGTGGAGCTCGCCCACCTTCAGTCGCGCGGCCACGCGCGGCGCCAGTTCCTGGCGGCTCGCCGGGGCCGCCGCCCGCCGCGGCGTGCGCTCCTCGGCCTCCTTCTCGGCGCTGGCCTTCTCGACCACCGCCTTCTCCTCGCGCTCGCGCGCCTTGAAGAAGGCCGCGCCTTCGATGACCGCGTCGGCGATCATGTGGCTGAAGAGGCGGATCGACCGGATCGCGTCGTCGTTGCCCGGGATCGGGAAGTTCACCGGATCGGGGTCGCAGTTCGTGTCCACCATCGCGACCACCGGGACGCCGAGCTTGTTCGCCTCCTTGATGGCGATCTCGCTCTGAGCGGTGTCGACGACGAAGATGAGGCCCGGGGTCTTCTCCATGCCCCGGATGCCGCCCAGCATGCGCTCGAGGCGGTCCCGCGTCTTCTCGAGCTGCATGCGCTCCTTCTTGTTG encodes:
- the tsf gene encoding translation elongation factor Ts, whose product is MAEINAQLVKELREKTGAGMMDCKKALAESGGDYEKAVDHLRTKGLADAKKKSGRATKEGLVFSYIHPGGKVGVLVEIACETDFVARTEKFQDFCKNVAMQVAASAPLAVERAALDPALVAHELEIARQQALASGKPAAIVDKIATGRMEKYYSEACLLEQAYVKDPGMTVKDLLDSTIGSLGENMIIRRFARFQLGEDLS
- the rpsB gene encoding 30S ribosomal protein S2; this translates as MPGAKPVAAKPAGGVVSYSITIKDMLEAGVHFGHQTRRWNPKMKPFIFAEKNGIYILDLQQTQRLAAMAYEKVRQVAGTGAPILFVGPKKQAQDTIREEALRCGQFYVVERWLGGLLTNFQTVRKSLDKLTDIEKMNTDGRIEQFNKKERMQLEKTRDRLERMLGGIRGMEKTPGLIFVVDTAQSEIAIKEANKLGVPVVAMVDTNCDPDPVNFPIPGNDDAIRSIRLFSHMIADAVIEGAAFFKAREREEKAVVEKASAEKEAEERTPRRAAAPASRQELAPRVAARLKVGELHDDSTLDLDS